The Oncorhynchus tshawytscha isolate Ot180627B linkage group LG32, Otsh_v2.0, whole genome shotgun sequence genome includes a region encoding these proteins:
- the LOC112257885 gene encoding zinc finger protein OZF-like, with the protein IEGEAVSVKEEEVAFTVKEGGEKEDAVFDVKKEGEITVTLKDEEVEIGDLINIRQRLDYRGSSGKPQQPHDADEAEKSFYRSEHVKKHQRRSTGKGTHCCSDCGKRFTSSGIKIHQRIHTGEKPYGCDQCGKSFVQYSHLKIHQRTHTGEKPFSCTECGKSFSHSTSLILHQRTHTGDNPYSCDQCGKSFTQLSILISHQRTHTGEKSYSCDECGKIFTTSRNLTLHQSIHTREKSFSCTQCGKSFLQYSHLKIHQRTHTGEKPFSCTECGKSFSHSTSLISHQRTHTGEKPYSCDQCGKRFTQLSILISHQRTHTGERPYSCSQCGKSFTQLSNLISHQRTHTGEKPFSCDECGKIFTTYRNLTRHQRIHTGEKPFSCTHCGKSFTQQSNLISHQRTHTGEKPYSCDQCGKSFTQLSNLISHQRTHTGEKPYSCGQCGKSFATSGQLTIHQRTHTGETSCS; encoded by the exons ATTGAGGGCGAGGctgtttcagtgaaagaagaggaagtcGCGTTCACAGTGAAAGAGGGGGGTGAGAAAGAGGATGCCGTTTTTGACGTGAAGAAGGAAGGGGAGATAACTGTCACATTGAAAGATGAAGAGGTGGAGATAGGAGATCTGATTAACATCA GACAGAGACTGGACTACCGTGGGTCATCTGGGAagcctcaacaacctcatgatgctgacgaggcagagaagagttTCTACAGATCAGAACACGTCAAGAAACACCAGCGGAGATCCACAGGGAAGGGaactcactgctgctctgactgtgggaagagattcacctcATCAGGCATTAAAATTCATCAGagaatccacacaggagagaaaccttacggctgtgatcaatgtgggaagagttttgttcaaTACAGCCATCTGaagatacaccagagaacacacacaggagagaaaccttttagctGTACTGAATGTGGTAAGAGTTTTAGTCATTCAACCAGCCTGAtactacaccagagaacacacacaggagataatccttatagctgtgatcaatgtgggaagagttttactcagctaAGCatcctgatatcacaccagagaacacacacaggtgagaaatcttatagctgtgatgAATGTGGGAAGATTTTTACTACATCTAGAAATCTGACTCTACACCAGAGCATACACACAAGAGAGAAATCTTttagctgtactcaatgtgggaagagttttctTCAATATAGCCATCTGaagatacaccagagaacacacacaggagagaaaccttttagctgtactgaatgtgggaagagttttagtcATTCAAccagcctgatatcacaccagagaacacacacaggagaaaaaccttatagctgtgatcaatgtgggaagagatttaCTCAGCTAAGCatcctgatatcacaccagagaacacacacaggcgaGAGACCTTATAGCTGttctcaatgtgggaagagttttactcagctaAGCAACCTGAtttcacaccagagaacacacacaggagagaaaccgtttAGCTGTGATGAATGTGGGAAGATTTTTACTACATATAGAAATCTGACTcgacaccagagaatacacacaggagagaaaccttttagctgtactcactgtgggaagagttttactcagcaaagcaacctgatatcacaccagagaacacacacaggagagaaaccctatagctgtgatcaatgtgggaagagttttactcagctaagcaacctgatatcacaccagagaacacacacaggagagaaaccctatagctgtggtcaatgtgggaagagttttgctacATCTGGGCAGctgactatacaccagagaacacacacaggagagacatcCTGTAGCTGA
- the LOC121841552 gene encoding early nodulin-75-like, with protein sequence MKALYGIPDHYTGPLTGIPDHHSGPSHEHSPLHRPSHRNTRPSLRPPHRNTRPSLRPLTGIPDHHSGPLTGITDHHTGPLTGITDHHTGPLTGITGHHTGPLTGITDHHTGPLTGITDHHTGPLTGITDHHTGPLTGITDHHTGPLTGIPDHHSGPLTGIPDHYTGPLTGIPDHHSGPLTRTQSITQALSQEYQTITQAPSQEYQTITQAPSQEYQTITQAPSQEYQTTTQAPSQEYQTITQAPSHEHRITDHHSGPLTGIPDHHSGPLTGIPDHHSGPLTGIPDHHSGPAQEYQTITQAPSQEYQTITQAPSQEYQTITQAPSQEYQTTTQEYQTITQAPSHEHRIPDHHSGSLTGIPDHHSGPAQEYQTITQAPSQEYQTITQAPSQEYQTITQAPSQEYQTITQAPSQEYQTITQAPSQEYQTITQAPHRNTRPSVRPPHRNTRPSVRPPHRNTRP encoded by the exons ATGAAAGCTCTCTATG GAATACCAGACCACTACACAGGCCCCCTCACAGGAATACCAGACCATCACTCAGGCCCCTCACACGAACACAGTCCATTACACAGGCCCTCTCACAGGAATACCAGACCATCACTCAGGCCCCCTCACAGGAATACCAGACCATCACTCAGGCCCCTCACAGGAATACCAGACCATCACTCAGGCCCCCTCACAGGAATAACAGACCATCACACAGGCCCCCTCACAGGAATAACAGACCATCACACAGGCCCCCTCACAGGAATAACAGGCCATCACACAGGCCCCCTCACAGGAATAACAGACCATCACACAGGCCCCCTCACAGGAATAACAGACCATCACACAGGCCCCCTCACAGGAATAACAGACCATCACACAGGCCCCCTCACAGGAATAACAGACCATCACACAGGCCCCCTCACAGGAATACCAGACCATCACTCAGGCCCCCTCACAGGAATACCAGACCACTACACAGGCCCCCTCACAGGAATACCAGACCATCACTCAGGCCCCCTCACACGAACACAGTCCATCACACAGGCCCTCTCACAGGAATACCAGACCATCACTCAGGCCCCCTCACAGGAATACCAGACCATCACTCAGGCCCCCTCACAGGAATACCAGACCATCACTCAGGCCCCCTCACAGGaataccagaccaccacacagGCCCCCTCACAGGAATACCAGACCATCACTCAGGCCCCCTCACACGAACACA GAATAACAGACCATCACTCAGGCCCCCTCACAGGAATACCAGACCACCACTCAGGCCCCCTCACAGGAATACCAGACCATCACTCAGGCCCCCTCACAGGAATACCAGACCATCACTCAGGCCCCGCACAGGAATACCAGACCATCACTCAGGCCCCCTCACAGGAATACCAGACCATCACTCAGGCCCCCTCACAGGAATACCAGACCATCACTCAGGCCCCCTCACAGGaataccagaccaccacacagGAATACCAGACCATCACTCAGGCCCCCTCACACGAACACA GAATACCAGACCACCACTCAGGCTCCCTCACAGGAATACCAGACCATCACTCAGGCCCCGCACAGGAATACCAGACCATCACTCAGGCCCCCTCACAGGAATACCAGACCATCACTCAGGCCCCCTCACAGGAATACCAGACCATCACTCAGGCCCCATCACAGGAATACCAGACCATCACTCAGGCCCCCTCACAGGAATACCAGACCATCACTCAGGCCCCCTCACAGGAATACCAGACCATCACTCAGGCCCCTCACAGGAATACCAGACCATCAGTCAGGCCCCCTCACAGGAATACCAGACCATCAGTCAGGCCCCCTCACAGGAATACCAGACCATAG